Proteins encoded within one genomic window of Flavobacterium gilvum:
- a CDS encoding aminoacyl-histidine dipeptidase, translated as MSQEIRNLEPKALWNNFADLNAVPRPSKKEERVIEFMKNFGARLGLETFEDEIRNVIIRKPATPGMENRKALVLQGHLDMVHQKNADTVFDFDTQGIDMYVDGDWVRARGTTLGADNGLGVATIMAILESKDIPHPAIEALFTVDEETGMTGALNLQGGILKGDILLNLDTEEDDEIGIGCAGGMDVTATAEYDEEDTPDGSVGYSIKVKGLNGGHSGMDIHKGLGNANKIMNRLLFDGFDNFGLQIAEINGGGLRNAIPRESTAKVIIASVYDEAFVFDMQQIVNEIKAEFQTTEPNLEVVFEKLDTVPAKVLPPIAQFYFVRAIYAAHNGVYRMSADFDNLVETSNNIAKVTVGNGKLSVLCLTRSSVESSKFDMANALRSAFELMGCEVEFSGSYPGWSPNPKSEILDVLVSVYEKQNGEKPNVAACHAGLECGILGTNYPDMDMISFGPTIHGAHSPDERASISSAQKYWKFVLEILKNIPVK; from the coding sequence ATGAGTCAAGAAATAAGAAATCTAGAACCAAAAGCGCTTTGGAACAATTTTGCCGATTTGAATGCTGTCCCTCGTCCTTCCAAAAAAGAAGAGCGTGTAATTGAATTTATGAAAAACTTTGGGGCTCGTTTGGGACTGGAAACATTTGAAGACGAAATCCGAAACGTAATCATTCGTAAACCCGCCACTCCAGGAATGGAAAACAGGAAGGCGCTTGTGTTACAAGGACATTTGGATATGGTACATCAAAAAAATGCGGATACCGTTTTTGATTTTGATACACAAGGAATCGATATGTATGTAGATGGGGATTGGGTTCGTGCCCGAGGAACTACGCTTGGCGCCGATAATGGTCTTGGGGTAGCAACGATTATGGCAATTTTGGAAAGTAAAGATATCCCACATCCAGCAATTGAGGCCTTGTTTACGGTTGATGAAGAAACCGGAATGACAGGCGCTTTGAATTTGCAAGGCGGGATTCTGAAAGGAGATATTCTGTTGAATTTGGATACCGAGGAAGATGATGAAATTGGTATTGGATGTGCCGGTGGAATGGATGTTACCGCGACTGCTGAATATGATGAAGAAGACACTCCTGACGGCTCTGTTGGGTATAGTATAAAAGTAAAAGGATTGAATGGCGGTCATTCTGGAATGGATATTCATAAAGGTTTGGGGAATGCCAACAAAATAATGAATCGTTTGTTATTTGACGGTTTTGACAATTTTGGATTGCAAATTGCAGAAATAAACGGAGGGGGACTTCGTAATGCAATTCCGCGCGAAAGCACTGCAAAAGTGATTATTGCGTCCGTTTATGACGAGGCTTTTGTGTTTGATATGCAACAAATTGTAAACGAAATCAAAGCAGAATTTCAAACAACTGAACCAAATCTGGAAGTAGTTTTCGAAAAACTGGATACAGTTCCAGCAAAAGTATTGCCTCCAATAGCACAATTCTATTTTGTTAGAGCCATTTACGCCGCTCACAATGGTGTTTACAGAATGAGTGCCGATTTTGATAATCTGGTTGAAACTTCGAATAATATTGCTAAAGTAACCGTAGGAAACGGAAAACTTTCTGTTTTATGTTTAACTCGTTCCTCTGTCGAATCATCCAAATTTGATATGGCAAATGCTTTGCGTTCGGCTTTTGAGCTAATGGGATGTGAAGTAGAATTCTCGGGCTCGTATCCGGGGTGGTCACCAAATCCAAAATCGGAGATATTGGATGTTTTGGTTTCTGTCTATGAAAAACAAAATGGAGAAAAACCAAATGTAGCTGCTTGTCACGCGGGATTAGAATGCGGTATTCTTGGTACCAATTATCCTGACATGGACATGATTTCTTTTGGGCCGACTATTCACGGAGCACATTCTCCAGACGAAAGAGCGAGTATTTCTTCTGCTCAAAAATATTGGAAATTTGTATTAGAAATTTTGAAAAACATTCCAGTGAAATAG
- a CDS encoding DUF3810 domain-containing protein: MKRSYILPLFLLIQIILLKILRFFPECVEQIYSNGFYQFLSKTLRIVLGKIPFSVGDCIYFILILFALKWFWKKRKSWKIEWKNNLLTVLSVLSVFYFFFHIFWALNYYREPLFEKMNIERDYSDADLLAFTKKLIAKTNAVQNQITKNDSLKVEFPYSQKQVFEMNQNGYKNLAKEYPFFTYSHLCIKKSLFSLPLTYMGFGGYLNPFTNEAQVNYLGPMYSFPMTTNHEMAHQMGYASESECNFIGFMSSIKNDNLYFQYSGYSMALRYCLGNWQVRNEKILEQLLKTINPGILKNYKESQDFWEQYETPIETGFHIFYDRFLKINQQKDGMDSYSKFVNLMVNYYKTRPFENGDLKN; the protein is encoded by the coding sequence ATGAAACGCAGTTATATTCTTCCTTTATTTTTGCTGATACAAATCATACTTCTAAAAATCCTTCGGTTTTTCCCGGAATGTGTAGAACAGATTTACAGCAACGGGTTTTATCAATTTCTTTCAAAAACTTTGAGGATTGTTTTAGGCAAAATCCCGTTTTCGGTTGGTGATTGTATTTATTTTATTCTGATTTTATTTGCTTTAAAATGGTTTTGGAAAAAAAGGAAATCCTGGAAGATTGAATGGAAAAATAACCTTCTAACCGTTTTGAGCGTTCTTTCTGTATTCTATTTTTTCTTCCATATTTTTTGGGCATTGAATTACTATCGCGAGCCATTATTCGAAAAAATGAACATCGAAAGAGATTATTCCGATGCTGATTTATTGGCTTTCACCAAAAAATTAATCGCCAAAACCAATGCTGTTCAAAACCAAATTACAAAAAATGACAGTTTGAAAGTTGAATTTCCGTATTCACAAAAGCAGGTTTTTGAAATGAATCAAAACGGATATAAAAACTTAGCCAAAGAATATCCTTTTTTTACTTATTCTCATTTGTGCATCAAGAAATCTCTTTTTAGTTTGCCGCTTACTTATATGGGGTTTGGCGGTTATTTGAATCCGTTTACCAATGAGGCACAGGTAAATTATTTGGGACCAATGTACAGTTTCCCAATGACCACAAACCATGAAATGGCACATCAAATGGGATATGCAAGTGAGAGCGAATGCAATTTTATTGGCTTTATGTCTTCTATAAAAAATGACAATCTATATTTTCAATATTCGGGTTATAGCATGGCTTTGCGGTATTGCTTGGGTAATTGGCAAGTGAGAAACGAAAAAATACTGGAACAATTACTCAAAACTATCAATCCAGGAATTTTGAAAAATTATAAAGAAAGTCAGGATTTTTGGGAACAATATGAAACTCCAATTGAAACTGGGTTCCATATTTTTTATGATCGTTTCCTGAAAATTAACCAACAAAAAGACGGAATGGACAGCTACAGTAAATTTGTGAATTTGATGGTGAATTATTATAAAACAAGGCCTTTTGAAAATGGTGATTTGAAAAACTAA
- a CDS encoding RNA polymerase sigma factor, with the protein MSENLEPSFVKQLQENQNIIHKICRLYTAGEDAHKDLFQEITIQLWKAFPKFRGESKFSTWAYRVALNTAITLYRKNKRSIATVEYEGRQHFTHDIEYNYEEEEQLKLMYQAVYQLNDIEKALVFMYLEDKDYTEISETLGISEVNARVKMNRIKGKLKKILNPLGV; encoded by the coding sequence ATGAGTGAGAATTTAGAACCTTCTTTTGTCAAGCAACTGCAAGAAAACCAGAATATAATCCACAAGATTTGTCGATTGTACACTGCTGGTGAGGATGCGCATAAGGATTTGTTTCAGGAAATCACGATTCAGTTATGGAAGGCTTTTCCAAAATTTAGAGGCGAGAGCAAATTTTCGACCTGGGCTTATCGAGTCGCCCTGAATACGGCTATCACGCTGTACCGAAAAAATAAACGCAGTATTGCTACTGTGGAGTACGAAGGCCGACAACATTTCACACACGACATAGAATATAATTATGAAGAGGAGGAACAGTTGAAATTGATGTACCAGGCAGTTTATCAGCTGAATGATATTGAAAAAGCATTGGTTTTTATGTATCTGGAAGACAAAGATTATACGGAAATATCAGAAACTTTGGGAATTAGCGAAGTGAATGCAAGAGTAAAAATGAATCGTATTAAAGGTAAATTAAAGAAAATATTAAATCCATTAGGCGTATGA
- a CDS encoding lysophospholipid acyltransferase family protein produces MGLFKRNPFGQVLFIKKWLLRIFGFISHRRYRGFNELQIEGSEIIKKLPDTNVLFISNHQTYFADVTAMVHVFNASLSGRDDSIKNVWYMWRPKLNIYYVAAKETMQAGLLPRIMAYAGAISVERTWRAKGKDVTEKKEVNPNDTENIKIALEDGWVITFPQGTTKSFKPVRKGTAHIIKQHKPIVVPIVIDGFRRSFCRKGLFMKKKGILQSIVIKEPLAIDYENDSVEEIVEMIEYAIEQHPSFLKVIPLEELQEQEELNKTRQWNY; encoded by the coding sequence ATGGGATTATTTAAGCGAAATCCTTTTGGACAGGTACTGTTTATAAAAAAATGGTTATTACGAATCTTTGGATTCATTAGCCACAGGCGTTATCGTGGTTTTAATGAGCTGCAAATAGAAGGATCAGAAATAATTAAGAAACTTCCAGATACAAACGTTCTTTTTATATCCAACCATCAAACCTATTTTGCTGATGTAACGGCTATGGTTCACGTGTTTAATGCGAGTTTGAGCGGGAGAGATGATTCTATAAAAAATGTATGGTATATGTGGCGCCCCAAATTGAATATTTATTATGTGGCTGCCAAAGAAACGATGCAAGCGGGTTTACTGCCGAGAATCATGGCTTATGCGGGTGCGATTTCAGTAGAAAGGACTTGGCGTGCCAAAGGAAAGGATGTAACCGAAAAAAAAGAAGTGAATCCAAATGATACCGAGAATATCAAAATTGCGTTGGAAGACGGTTGGGTGATTACTTTTCCGCAAGGAACAACCAAATCGTTTAAACCAGTCCGAAAAGGAACAGCGCATATCATAAAACAGCACAAACCTATAGTTGTCCCAATTGTAATTGACGGTTTCAGGCGTTCATTTTGCCGAAAAGGATTGTTTATGAAAAAGAAAGGAATCCTACAGTCAATTGTCATAAAAGAGCCTTTGGCTATCGATTATGAAAATGACAGTGTCGAAGAAATTGTTGAAATGATAGAATACGCTATAGAACAACATCCATCTTTCCTAAAGGTAATTCCGTTGGAAGAATTGCAGGAACAGGAAGAGCTGAATAAAACCAGACAGTGGAATTATTGA
- a CDS encoding NUDIX hydrolase gives MDFQDFLRIVPYLSIVNLPGEEAHNIMVPRERLEIMKKLNFDQMNSKKAGVMMLLYPKEGITHLILIVRNSYKGVHSSQIAFPGGKYEKGDADFMETALRETYEEIGIHQEKIEVLKAFTHLYIPPSNFMVYPFLGICKEEITFYPDPLEVADIIELPLTTFLSDSIVVNATMTTSYAKSIEVPAFKIEEHIVWGATAMMLSELKVVLNTILNKTNF, from the coding sequence ATGGATTTTCAAGATTTTTTACGAATAGTTCCTTATTTGAGCATAGTAAATCTTCCGGGAGAAGAAGCTCATAATATTATGGTGCCGAGGGAGCGTCTTGAGATTATGAAAAAATTGAATTTTGACCAGATGAATTCCAAAAAGGCAGGAGTGATGATGTTACTTTACCCAAAAGAAGGCATAACACATTTGATTCTTATTGTTCGTAATTCATACAAAGGGGTTCATTCTTCTCAAATAGCTTTTCCAGGTGGGAAATACGAAAAAGGGGATGCTGATTTTATGGAAACGGCTTTGAGAGAAACCTATGAAGAAATTGGGATTCATCAGGAAAAAATCGAAGTACTGAAAGCATTCACTCATTTATATATACCGCCTAGTAATTTTATGGTTTATCCTTTTTTGGGAATTTGCAAGGAAGAAATAACTTTTTATCCAGATCCTCTTGAAGTTGCAGATATTATCGAATTGCCATTAACGACTTTTTTAAGTGATTCGATTGTGGTTAATGCAACAATGACAACTTCTTATGCTAAATCCATTGAGGTCCCTGCGTTTAAAATTGAGGAACATATTGTTTGGGGTGCTACAGCAATGATGCTTAGTGAACTGAAAGTTGTATTGAATACAATTTTGAATAAAACTAATTTTTGA
- a CDS encoding DUF4268 domain-containing protein produces MYSKEENQRLKHEFWVEFAQKYPRKWVLYDTKIKDFSFKFYVENKKAQVHIDIEMRNTDLRMQYFEKLVALKNILEEEFIKDLVFEKNYTLENGKTISRIWVEKLGVSVSKRSHWDEIFDFFHEKMNVLELFYLEYDEFIKDIEK; encoded by the coding sequence ATGTACAGCAAAGAAGAGAATCAAAGACTAAAACACGAATTTTGGGTTGAATTTGCTCAAAAATATCCTAGAAAATGGGTTTTGTATGATACCAAAATCAAAGATTTCTCGTTTAAATTTTATGTTGAAAATAAAAAAGCTCAAGTTCATATTGACATCGAAATGAGAAATACGGATTTGCGAATGCAATATTTTGAAAAACTTGTTGCTTTAAAAAATATACTCGAAGAAGAATTCATCAAAGATTTGGTATTCGAAAAAAATTATACTTTGGAAAACGGAAAAACCATTAGCCGTATTTGGGTCGAAAAACTAGGCGTAAGTGTCAGTAAACGCAGTCATTGGGATGAAATATTTGACTTTTTTCATGAAAAAATGAATGTACTCGAGCTATTTTATTTAGAATATGATGAATTCATAAAAGACATTGAGAAATAA
- a CDS encoding endonuclease III domain-containing protein: MDLFGKTNDWETKLAPILEKYKGEKHPLEYKNLYQLLVMVVLSAQDSDANINKIAPALFEIYPNMESLSVSNIDALIPHISKIRNFGNKANWLIEIAQTVQKDENIPLTMENLTALKGIGRKSANVIMREAGVPAEGIIADLHVIRVSPRIGLIPETQDGNKVEKQLMQILSKTIWGEIGMAISFLGREICRPKPKCEECPINTICQYYKINR, translated from the coding sequence ATGGATTTATTTGGAAAAACAAATGATTGGGAGACTAAACTAGCTCCGATATTAGAAAAATACAAAGGCGAAAAACATCCGCTGGAATATAAAAATTTGTATCAACTACTGGTAATGGTAGTTCTTTCGGCTCAGGATTCGGATGCCAATATTAATAAAATAGCACCGGCATTATTTGAAATTTACCCCAATATGGAAAGTTTATCTGTTTCAAATATCGATGCATTAATTCCTCATATTTCCAAAATCCGAAATTTTGGCAACAAAGCCAATTGGCTGATTGAGATTGCTCAAACCGTCCAAAAAGACGAAAATATTCCATTAACAATGGAGAATTTAACAGCTTTGAAAGGAATCGGACGAAAATCTGCCAACGTCATTATGAGAGAAGCTGGAGTTCCCGCTGAAGGTATTATCGCTGATTTGCACGTGATTCGTGTTTCTCCAAGAATTGGACTAATCCCGGAAACCCAAGATGGCAACAAAGTCGAAAAACAACTCATGCAAATTTTATCAAAAACCATTTGGGGAGAAATTGGAATGGCTATTTCTTTTCTTGGAAGGGAAATTTGCAGACCTAAGCCTAAATGTGAGGAATGTCCAATTAATACGATTTGTCAGTATTATAAAATTAATCGATGA